The genomic stretch TCACTTCAATCATAAGAAGACCTCTCTTTCGATAGAAATATTATAGCAAATTTTTCAAGCAACCAAAAGAGCCCACCTAGGTGAGCTCGATTCGGTTATTTGATATTAGAGAATTAATTTAAGACAAAATGGCTTGTTGAATCCGTCTGTACGGTTCTAAGGTAATATGTTAAACAATACCTTGTGCTGACATTGCTTCAGCAACTTTAAGGAATCCAGCAATATTGGCACCAACAACAAGGTTACCTTCTGCATCAAATTCTTTGGCTGCAGCTGCTGCATTTTCGTAAATGCCTTTCATGATGTTGTAAAGTTTAGCATCTACTTCTTCGAATGTCCAAGGTGTACGTTGGCTATTTTGAGCCATTTCAAGGGCTGAGACAGCTACACCACCAGCGTTGGCTGCTTTGGCAGGACCAAATGAAACACCAGCTTTTTGGAAGACTTCGATAGCTTCCAATGTTGAAGGCATGTTTGCTCCTTCAGTAACAGCAATGACACCATTGTCAACAAGCATTTTAGCTTGTTCAGCATTGATTTCATTTTGTGTAGCACATGGGAAAGCAAGGTCTGCTTTGATTGACCAGATAGTCCCTTCGTTAGCAGGTGTGAAAGTTGCACTTGGACGAGCTTCAGCGTATTTCACGATACGAGCACGTTCAACTTCTTTCAATTGTTTAAGAAGTGGAACATCGATACCTTCTGGGTCATAAACGTAACCTGATGAGTCTGAAACAGCAACAACTTTAGCACCAAGTGATTGAAGTTTTTCAGTTGCGTAAATAGCAACGTTACCTGAACCTGATACAAGAGCTACTTTGCCAGCGAAATCTTCGCCGCGAGCTTTAAGCATTTGTTCAGCAAAGTAAACAGCACCGTAACCAGTTGCTTCTGTACGTGCAAGAGAACCACCGTAAGTAAGTCCTTTACCAGTAAGAACTCCTGTGTATTCATTGCGAAGACGTTTGTATTGACCGTAAAGGTAACCAATTTCGCGTCCACCAACACCGATATCACCAGCTGGAACGTCAGTGTCAGCACCAATGTGTTTGCTCAACTCAGTCATAAAGCTTTGACAGAAACGCATGATTTCGTTATCTGATTTACCTTTAGGATCAAAGTTAGAACCACCTTTACCACCACCGATTGGTTGACCAGTAAGTGAGTTTTTAAAGATTTGTTCAAATCCAAGGAATTTGATGATTGATTGGTTTACTGATGGGTGGAAACGAAGACCACCTTTGTAAGGACCAATCGCAGATGAGAACTGAACACGGAAACCACGGTTCACTTGAACTTGACCTTTGTCATCAACCCAAGGAACACGGAAAGAAACAATGCGTTCAGGTTCTACCAAACGTTCAAGAATATTTTCTTCAACGTATTTAGGATATTTATCAAACACTGGAACCAGTGATTCAAACACTTCATCTACAGCTTGTAGAAATTCGGGCTCATGAGCATTAAGAGCTTTCACCTTTTCAAAGACGCCAGCTACATACTCTTTACCTGTTGTCATATATATGTCCTCCATAAACGAGATTGTAATTTTGTATTACATTAAATATTATAAATTTTCTGAATATTTCTGTCAAGCATTTACTGTAACTTTTTGAAAATTTTTCCATTTTGATGTTATAAAACATTACATCTTATGTTACTTAGGTTTTTCTAACTCTCTAAGCTATAACTTCTAACAATCTTTTTTTCGTGATTTATGGTATGATTAAGGTG from Streptococcus ruminicola encodes the following:
- the gdhA gene encoding NADP-specific glutamate dehydrogenase, with the protein product MTTGKEYVAGVFEKVKALNAHEPEFLQAVDEVFESLVPVFDKYPKYVEENILERLVEPERIVSFRVPWVDDKGQVQVNRGFRVQFSSAIGPYKGGLRFHPSVNQSIIKFLGFEQIFKNSLTGQPIGGGKGGSNFDPKGKSDNEIMRFCQSFMTELSKHIGADTDVPAGDIGVGGREIGYLYGQYKRLRNEYTGVLTGKGLTYGGSLARTEATGYGAVYFAEQMLKARGEDFAGKVALVSGSGNVAIYATEKLQSLGAKVVAVSDSSGYVYDPEGIDVPLLKQLKEVERARIVKYAEARPSATFTPANEGTIWSIKADLAFPCATQNEINAEQAKMLVDNGVIAVTEGANMPSTLEAIEVFQKAGVSFGPAKAANAGGVAVSALEMAQNSQRTPWTFEEVDAKLYNIMKGIYENAAAAAKEFDAEGNLVVGANIAGFLKVAEAMSAQGIV